The DNA region GCTGTTTGTATCTTACCAGAAGCCTCAGGCTGTCTAGCAATACCCTCAACTGCTCTTGAACCTATAAAACCTATACCCAAACCAACTCCAATAGCTGCAAGTCCTGCTCCTATAGTAGCTCCTATTATAGCAAATTCCATTTTTTTACTCCTTTTTATTAAAAAATATAATTTAATTTATAATTAATGCTCATCGCTAATGGCAATCTGTATATAAACCGCCGATAACAATGAGAATATATAAGCTTGTAAAACAGCAACAAACATCTCAAGTACATATATAAAACTTAAGAATAATACTGCAAAAGGCGATACCAATAAACTTCCAGACATAATGATAAGATAAGGTATTACTATCATCATTATGTGTCCGCCTGTGATGTTCGCAAATAAACGAATAGTTAAAGCAAATGCTCTATTAAACAAAGTAATAAACTCTAAAACCCATATTATAGGTATTAAAGGTATTGGGAGACCTTTTGGTACTAATTTTACCCAGTATTTTATTATTCCTTTTTTCCTTATTCCTGCGAATATATAGACAATAAATACTAATAAAGCAACAGCACCGGTAAAACCAATATTAGCTCCTAAACCGCCTGCCAAATAAGCATAATGTCCATCTTCTGTAGGAAGTTTTATTAGTGCAGGTAAAAGTCCTAGAAGGTTAGAGAATAATACGAATAAAAATACAGTTAAGCAGAAAGGTACATATTTTTTGCCTTCTTCACCCAAAGCGGCCCCTATAACATCTTTATTCA from Brachyspira pilosicoli P43/6/78 includes:
- the atpE gene encoding ATP synthase F0 subunit C, whose protein sequence is MEFAIIGATIGAGLAAIGVGLGIGFIGSRAVEGIARQPEASGKIQTAMLISAALIEGVGLFALVICILALFTK
- the atpB gene encoding F0F1 ATP synthase subunit A; amino-acid sequence: MFLICFSVFSNTKVFAAESINDYIMEEIGDNTEHPFFSIPIKLGHYIDFDFKITKHIILVTIAGILSILSMKYLAHKLKRPFNKPTYLQNLLEIIIDYMNKDVIGAALGEEGKKYVPFCLTVFLFVLFSNLLGLLPALIKLPTEDGHYAYLAGGLGANIGFTGAVALLVFIVYIFAGIRKKGIIKYWVKLVPKGLPIPLIPIIWVLEFITLFNRAFALTIRLFANITGGHIMMIVIPYLIIMSGSLLVSPFAVLFLSFIYVLEMFVAVLQAYIFSLLSAVYIQIAISDEH